The following proteins are co-located in the Besnoitia besnoiti strain Bb-Ger1 chromosome Unknown contig00007, whole genome shotgun sequence genome:
- a CDS encoding uncharacterized protein (encoded by transcript BESB_073530), translating into MDPFVFCRILGLCKDVPMEKAQPRWWLRDEQLRNEDCLFPAWCWCTGPAQLDTILTQNEASSRSKSVPVEGLAADGLPLSLHARLREIAFVQQFHVRRFQQLEAQEHFLRAEKTRLEALEGRQRPESQETRGDTPSGADSHASSEGTGVTDTPSLSGERAERGCTYSAAPDDSIPESNEGSSERDARGADRGSSAEEPSRGQACAADTDPRTIGRLTTDEEGSRFTAETTAKPATHSAADATATSAPPEAAVSHASPEPAARLTAVAETEDVFEAQSENSDAQEDTEASAALAKDHMEGSGEVGKSQSVHEVTTHVTEDGDFQKEDEEAFENAVYRVEDTKTADMAQSIERAGGAASRDAICGKRQTSSPRSSGSTTAR; encoded by the exons ATGGATCCCTTTGTGTTCTGCAGAATTCTGGGCCTCTGTAAG GACGTGCCCATGGAGAAGGCCCAGCCGCGCTGGTGGCTGAGAGATGAGCAACTGCGGAACGAGGACTGTCTGTTTCCCGCTTGGTGCTGGTGTACGGGGCCTGCACAGCTCGACACGATTCTGACGCAGAATGAGGCGAGCAGCCGTTCGAAAAGCGTCCCCGTagagggcctcgcggcggacggccTGCCGCTTTCTTTGCATGCGCGACTGCGTGAAATTGCGTTCGTTCAGCAGTTCCACGTGCGGCGCTTCCAACAACTCGAGGCTCAGGAGCACTTTTTGcgagcagagaagacgcggctgGAGGCTCTCgaaggccgccagcgcccggAGTCGCAAGAAACCCGAGGCGACACGCCGTCCGGCGCGGACTCTCACGCGTCTTCCGAGGGAACGGGAGTCACTGACACGCCATCGCTGTCCGGTgagcgcgccgagcgcgggtgtacgtacagcgcAGCGCCCGATGACTCGATACCTGAGTCGAATGAAGGCAGCTCTGAACGCGACGCCCGGGGCGCTGACAGAGGCTCCAGCGCCGAAGAGCCCTCGAGGGGGCAAGCGTGTGCAGCAGACACAGACCCGCGGACTATCGGCAGACTCACGACGGATGAAGAAGGAAGTCGATTCACAGCGGAGACAACTGCAAAGCCGGCGACGCATAGTGCGGCAGACGCTACCGCAACGAGCGCGCCTCCTGAGGCCGCGGTTTCCCATGCTAGTCCCgaaccggcggcgcgcctcacgGCCGTTGCAGAGACGGAGGATGTCTTTGAGGCGCAAAGCGAAAACTCCGACGCACAAGAGGATACAGaagcgtcggcggcgctggcaaAGGACCACATGGAGGGTAGCGGCGAAGTCGGGAAGAGCCAGTCGGTTCACGAGGTGACCACGCACGTCACTGAAGATGGGGATTTCCAgaaagaagatgaagaggcgTTCGAAAACGCCGTTTACCGTGTGGAAGATACCAAAACTGCAGACATGGCCCAGAGCATTGAGCGCGCTGGTGGAGCGGCATCGCGAGACGCGATCTGCGGGAAGCGGCAAACCAGTTCGCCCCGCTCGTCCGGCAGCACCACAGCGCGATAA
- a CDS encoding putative IMPACT (encoded by transcript BESB_073540) codes for MASADSAYSAAPSPFPPCECPAAATQTSSSSAAAALSAAAEEELEALKAIYGEEAVRFHSCCRLVQVQTETTRSRVQQGSSSLLGLHCGRDCDEAAGDEDDETSFWFLVQLFLPAGFLEPDFVAPVCVVNTPWEQDRAASLRMQNELLALQGDGEQKASVGHPGLFDFVECVRSCLPLPPCPSRSDEQDCVERLEGAFEAEVKRDDASQGAASNGRAATEPPSPEADTASAARREAASPSAFAGVGTALYTGPTVTVHKSRFVGVCATVYSLDGVRALYRHVREMHYGATHVIMAFSIRQRRPRVASKRRERCQARPAPSAEDASRDQACISSAKTRDGERSRTEACSGARAPPEWNDAPSCTRFKRNKGKEREKKPAEKEKATEAEVDEEEFIDNCDHDSDGETGAGRKLQQLLYNLKARNVFLVVTRWYGGVLLGPDRFRIIASVGRQALDASGVLEPAVLDGVKRESHKKKISGFRA; via the exons ATGGCTTCTGCGGACTCAGCCTACTCGGCCGCCCCTTCCCCGTTCCCTCCCTGCGAGTgcccagcggccgcgacgcagacttcttcctcttcggctgctgcggctctttccgccgcggctgaggagGAGCTTGAGGCGCTCAAGGCGATCTACGGAGAGGAAGCTGTTCGCTTCCATTCCTGTTGTCGCCTCGTTCAAGTTcagacggagacgacgcggtcGCGTGTGCAGCAAGGCTCGAGCTCTCTGCTGGGGTTGCACTGCGGGCGCGATTGCGACGAAGCAGCCGgtgacgaagacgacgagaccTCTTTCTGGTTTCTAGTTCAGCTCTTTCTCCCTGCCGGGTTCCTTGAACCCGACTTTGTCGCCCCTGTCTGCGTCGTCAACACGCCGTGGGAACAGgatcgcgcggcgtcgctgcgcatgcaaaaCGAGTTGCTGGCGCTCcagggagacggcgagcagaaGGCCTCTGTGGGTCATCCAGGTCTCTTTGACTTCGTCGAAtgcgtgcgcagctgcctccccCTTCCCCCGTGCCCGAGCAGGAGCGATGAACAGGACTGCGTGGAGCGCTTGGAGGGAGCCTTCGAGGCTGAGGTCAAACGCGACGACGCGTCacagggcgccgcgagcaaTGGTCGCGCAGCAACCGAGCCTCCGTCTCCGGAGGCGGAcacggcctccgccgcacgccgcgaggcggcgtctccctccgccttcgcgggaGTCGGCACTGCGCTCTACACTGGACCAACCGTGACCGTCCACAAGAGCcgcttcgtcggcgtctgcgcgacaGTGTACTCTCTGGATGGAGTCCGCGCGTTGTATCGACACGTGCGTGAGATGCACTACGGCGCCACACACGTGATCATGGCCTTCTCCAttcggcagcggcgaccgcgcgttgcctcgaaaagaagagagcgctGCCAGGCTCGaccggcgccgtcggcggaggacgccagCCGTGACCAGGCATGCATCTCCTCAGCGAAgacccgcgacggcgagcgaagccgcacagaagcctgcagcggcgcccgggCGCCCCCCGAGTGGAACGACGCACCTAGCTGCACTCGGTTCAAGCGAAACAAAGGTaaggagcgcgagaagaagccggccgagaaggagaaggcgacagaggccgaGGTAGACGAGGAGGAATTCATAGACAACTGCGATCACGATTCGGACGGAGAAACCGGCGCAGGACGTAAGCTCCAGCAACTCCTCTACAACCTGAAAGCGCGCAACGTCTTCCTCGTAGTCACCCGCTGGTACGGGGGCGTCCTCTTAG GCCCGGATCGCTTCCGCATTATCGCAAGCGTCGGTCGCCAGGCGCTGGACGCCAGCGGCGTCCTCGAACCCGCTGTGCTTGACGGCGTCAAACGCGAAAGTCACAAGAAAAAGATTTCCGGGTTCAGGGCATAA